The DNA region TTGTGAGAGACCACCATTATAGGTGAGGTCTTTGCTTTGTGAGTGTGTTCTCAAAGCTTGTGTGAGGCTTCTCATTGATGTATGTTGCTATATTAATGATAGTAAGCATTGTTTGAAGGGGAGGTatccttagatacctcatatattgTGTGTTTTGCTTCTTCCATTGTTGTGCTCTGTTTTTGTGGTTTACTTTGCATtagtttgtttattgttttttcaCCAAAGTAATATCCCATTCacaacatatatatttttacattattttacatTTCTTTTGAAGTTGGGTTACATTTTAAGGTTGGGTAAATATCGAATGATTAAGTCTATTTTAAACGGCTCTAATAGCCCGATAAATGAGTGTACAAAGGAATACATACCTATATTTTCGGCAACAATTGCAGCATGGATAACAGAGTACCCATTCATTAAATGAGTCTCAGCCTCATCAGTGTCAGCCTCAGTGTCAGTTGTACCACGATCAAGCATATCATTCACAAGATCCCAAAATTCAGCTTTAATagccaaataaagaggagaAATCTTGTGTGTGTTGGTGCTATAAAATGTTTTCGGgcattttttaaacaaaaagctAGCCATATCCTGTTGCTGATTCTCTAATGCAATATGCAGAGCCGTATTCCCCTCCTCATTTTTAGTCTCCAACATCGAGCCAATCTCTTCAGAAACCCTAACCAAATTTTTAACAACCTCAAACTGGCAAGCCCTTGCTGCAACATGAATTGGAAGATCACCATTCAAGTTCGGTAACGTTAGAAGCATTCGATTATCATTGGCGAACTCATTAATGAACTCTGATCGTCCAATACTCGCTGCTAAATGAAAAATTGAGTTTTTATTAGTATCCGAACGAAGATCGGACAAGTTGATATCTTGTGACATGAACCCTTGAATATCATTTTGGAGGAGCATGGAAATATGGAGGGCATGGATGGTGATATTAGTTGGTGATTCTGGTATGTTGGTGTTAGATGATGATTGGATTTCGATACAGTAGCTGCCAGTACTGATTGGTTCATCTGTAGGTTGGGCATCTGTTTGAAGATGATGTTCTTGTTCCATGGATATGATGAGGTATTTTTGAGTAGGTTGTGAAGTCAATGATGAATGGTGGAGTCTTTTCTAAGTGGGGTTGATTTAGTTAAtggttcaaaacaaaaatatgagGTGGAAAGAAGGaggtttttgatattttataagCATGCTTAAGTTTCCGTTTCAttcaatatatatcaaatgttACTTTAAATTgtctttatttatttcattttcatatttAACAATTGTTCAATCACTTTTTTGAATATCACACTATAATAAAATTACTTTTCGCGATATATACAGAATTTAGTGGCACTTAAGAAATGTTACtgatttatattataatgtaataattattggtttttattttaaatttcactataaagtgacactttatttggacCGCAGTGACATATCTAATTGTTTCTATAGTTTATAGTGACATATATGAAAACTGTCATTAGATCTTATGTCACGAAAAcgctttagtatgatttttaattttgctacTAAAGAATCTAATAAATGTCattaaatccactatatatagcattaaaaatataaagtagtaacatttaaattaaatatcaataaATATATTCCACTAAAGGTAAATTATGTTGTATTGCCATTTATActactatattataatatttttcaatttttattgaattgacactatttaatatatttttttatttgtcaacaaatattttttttttcctttgaaaATAACTCATCTGCACTTTGCTATTATTAATTTACGGACAAAGTAGTCTGGTTAGTTATTATGCAAAAAGAATAACACAATGATCTGCAACAAGAATGAGTTCTATGAGTCCTATATATCCATCCATGTTGTTGATGATTGCTTATGATATAATTGGAAATGGATTTAAATAAAGCTAAAAATTAGTTATATTTTGCTTGTTGAATGATTAGCACATACCACTTTTGTTCTTGCGGATGTTTGAGTATTGATGTATGTTAGTTAATTGactttttttagtttacttattttttttaataagaaaaaattatactaatccTGAACAAAATAGTACATATAGTACTTCTAACAGGAGAACAATCTCCCTTTTTGCATCAGTATAAAAGAGGGACAtcccttctaggaagggttttcAACTTTCAATCTTCATGTGCACAAGGAAACAGAACCCCAAAAGAGCAGAAAAAGTAATTAGCTATACAGTATACTCTATTTACTCATAGTCTAAAAGATTTCTAATCCATGGGAGTTGTAAATTAACGCTTTTGATTGGGATATGCAAAAACTCTGCTCTTTACTGCAAGTTTCACCTGCCTAGTAACCCTACTTACCATTGGGACTTTAAAATTCCAAACCGAATCATTCCGAGCACTCCAGATTTCATACGTAAGACTGCATAGTGCAATAGTAGAAATCTTCCTCTTCGCTGTAGCACACTTCCACTTCCGAGATGTAAAATCAGCAAGGGAATCACTAACAATCCTGATACCCAACCATGTCAAAATGTCTCGAAGACATTGAAGGCTATATGTACAAGCAAAAAACAGATGAGAATAAGATTCTGATATTAAACCACATAATGGACATGTATCAGTAGGGATGAGCCCTAGTACAGCCAACTTGTCTCTAGACTTCAACCTCTCATTCATGCTTGCCATAATATAAATCGAGctatttgattattaaaaagtatttgattattattattttattagacATGTTTGACTAATTACAAGTGTTAGTTAAATTGTAAAAAAGTGTTAGCTATTTCATTGActtctaaaataaataaataagttattttatttgACCAACTAAAATTATTCGGAATATAACAATTGATGATATTTTTTGTATTCCTTCGCTATTAATCCaccacaataacaacaataacaattgtaatattttttggaGTTGTCCATCACGTAGGGGCCATCCTATGCTATTGTCCACAAcataatactcccttcgtttgATTCAAgcgttttatttgttttttcacgtttgctaatacactaattcaatcttAAATGTCTTTAattgtgaataattaaaaattataaaaaataaatattaatgcaTCTTATATTGAAATGTATCAAAAAAgatcatttgactatgttttagtttatagataaaaataaattacaaattaaaagtgattaatgaTTAGCACTAAAAACCAAATAGGACGTTTGAAAAGATATGAAGGAAGTGGAACAATTGATGGTCTAGTTAATTTAATTAGATACTCTTTAGTGCTTAACAACATGGAACCATATTATACTTCTTTCATCCCTTAAAGAAGTTTATAATAGGAAATTTTACAGgtattaagaaaatttaatcttttaaataataataaatttaatggaaaaaaattaaagaccataaatattaaaaaatattaaaacaaagctAGTGGCAAAATTTGAAGACaactattataaaatatttgggATATTCTATATAGTAGGCACGAACTTTTGCAAAAGACCAGTGGTATCaaatctttaaaataaattccaCCAAATAGCAAAGTACTTTTGGATTTAAGCTCCTATAACCGTTGACTAAGTAAACAGGGTCATTACAGGGTTTATTTtctcaagaaacttaaatctaaATTCCAAAACTTGTGCAAAGGGGTCACCAGTTCTATAACATAGTTGTatcagctaattctcaatccCAAACATCTAATTAAAACACAAAGTAACGATAAAAGTCACTATAAAAGTCCACATAACCAATACAACCTAGTCCAATATAAATTTACCAAAGACTAATACAAAACTACCAAATTCTCATGTGCTCGGCTCAACATAGCATCCATAGAACTCTAATcatcaccgctaacccatcgttctcgaccggttccgatctctaaaaaaactaaaagaagAAAACATCAGGGGTCAGCTTA from Amaranthus tricolor cultivar Red isolate AtriRed21 chromosome 3, ASM2621246v1, whole genome shotgun sequence includes:
- the LOC130808513 gene encoding uncharacterized protein LOC130808513 produces the protein MASMNERLKSRDKLAVLGLIPTDTCPLCGLISESYSHLFFACTYSLQCLRDILTWLGIRIVSDSLADFTSRKWKCATAKRKISTIALCSLTYEIWSARNDSVWNFKVPMVSRVTRQVKLAVKSRVFAYPNQKR